In the Pseudomonas orientalis genome, one interval contains:
- a CDS encoding response regulator transcription factor, whose amino-acid sequence MNSHLFPHIGKVIASTGSRHFPRMLHDLILTQLAVDATHITQLRVNAAGHTRRRISPVFTDSAVALGEEQPAAQLHLTRRKDDMRYVLSVYRSHQSESFSAQERSMLQDFSTLLLPMVESHISAIQPCPPGNTPQEPQNQGIETLRRRIQERLVQSGLTLSNRELEVCVGLLAGRTAPELAEQLALKVNTIESYLKRAAIKLGISGRHSLLRWMYATDNNTSL is encoded by the coding sequence ATGAACTCACACCTGTTCCCACATATAGGCAAGGTCATCGCCAGCACCGGCAGTCGCCACTTCCCACGCATGCTGCATGACCTGATCCTCACCCAACTGGCAGTGGACGCCACCCACATCACGCAATTACGAGTGAATGCCGCCGGCCACACCCGCCGCAGGATCAGCCCGGTCTTTACCGACTCGGCGGTGGCACTGGGCGAAGAGCAACCGGCCGCGCAACTGCACCTCACCCGCCGCAAAGACGATATGCGGTATGTGCTGTCGGTGTACCGCTCGCACCAGTCCGAGAGCTTCTCGGCGCAGGAGCGCAGCATGCTGCAGGACTTCTCCACGCTGCTGTTGCCCATGGTGGAAAGCCACATCAGCGCGATCCAGCCATGCCCCCCCGGCAATACACCGCAGGAACCGCAAAACCAGGGCATCGAGACCTTGCGCCGGCGCATTCAGGAGCGGCTGGTGCAATCGGGGTTGACCCTGTCCAACCGTGAACTGGAAGTGTGCGTGGGCCTGCTGGCCGGGCGCACCGCGCCGGAGTTGGCCGAACAGTTGGCGCTGAAGGTCAACACCATCGAAAGCTACCTCAAACGTGCCGCGATCAAGCTGGGCATCAGCGGGCGACACTCGTTGTTGCGGTGGATGTACGCCACCGACAACAACACCAGTCTCTAA
- a CDS encoding rubredoxin has translation MKTYMCAPCGFMYVEELGIPEDGIPAGTPWEEVPEDWTCPDCGVTKADFMAIELAESLPA, from the coding sequence ATGAAGACTTATATGTGTGCACCCTGCGGTTTTATGTACGTAGAAGAATTGGGCATTCCGGAGGACGGAATTCCCGCCGGCACCCCTTGGGAAGAGGTGCCTGAAGACTGGACATGTCCGGATTGCGGCGTGACCAAGGCCGATTTCATGGCCATCGAACTCGCTGAATCTTTACCCGCCTGA
- a CDS encoding TonB-dependent siderophore receptor produces the protein MPARLGLSPLSKALSMRRALNMNLLPSALALAVSLPVAGYVQAQEIELNIPAQPLGSALQELGRQTNMQVLYSPGDVQGKNSRAIKGKMQPQQAIDALLAGSQTTYSLNGNTLTVAAASTAGGLELSPTEVTANYLGNITEGSGSYTPGTIATATRLTLTPRQTPQSITVVTRQHIEDFGLNNMDDVMRHTPGITVSAYDSDRTNYYSRGFSVNSFQYDGIPSTVRNVGYSAGNTLSDMAIYDRVEVLKGATGLLNGAGSLGATINLIRKKPTSDFKGHVQLGAGSWDNYRSEVDVSGPLTDSGNIRGRAVAAYQDKKSFMDHYSRKTETYYGITEFDLSPDTLLTVGFDYQDNVPQGSSWSGSFPLVNSNGSINKMPRSYNNGTTWSSWEQNTRTAFAMLEHDLGDGWVTKFQLDHKINGYHADLGSIQFVQPAADGTAEINGQKYTGETKSTSADLYATGPFSLFGREHELVVGGSIGTSRWQGKGYWAPEWPGGNKVDFYNWNGHLAKPIYGPAQQYIDDTIRQTGYYVTTRLNVMDDLNVILGGRVANYHVTGNNPSYKETGRFIPYAGVIYDLNDNFSAYASYTDIFQPQESTYKDRNEKLLEPDEGQNYEIGLKGEFFNGRLNTSIAYFEVHETNRAISDDAYNNQTPTPQNYAFKGSKAVTKGYEAEISGELSPGWQVQGGYTHKIVRDDDDKKISTFEPEHQVNLNTTYKLKGDLDKFTIGGGVRWQTKGWNEIWNGPLETNQDITQESYWLVDLMTRYQVTKNLSATVNFNNIFDKSYYTNVGFYNSAAYGEPRNVMVSTRWDF, from the coding sequence ATGCCAGCACGACTCGGTCTCAGCCCCCTGAGTAAAGCGTTATCCATGCGCAGGGCCCTGAACATGAACCTTCTTCCGAGTGCCCTGGCCCTGGCGGTGTCGCTGCCGGTTGCAGGCTATGTACAGGCCCAGGAGATCGAGTTGAACATTCCCGCGCAGCCGCTGGGGAGCGCGCTGCAGGAATTGGGTCGCCAGACCAATATGCAAGTGTTGTACAGCCCTGGCGACGTGCAGGGTAAGAACAGCCGTGCGATCAAGGGCAAGATGCAGCCGCAGCAGGCCATCGATGCGTTGCTGGCAGGCAGCCAGACCACCTACAGCCTCAACGGCAATACTTTGACCGTGGCCGCCGCCAGCACCGCCGGCGGGCTGGAACTGAGCCCCACTGAGGTCACCGCCAACTACCTGGGCAACATCACCGAAGGCTCGGGTTCCTACACCCCGGGCACTATCGCCACCGCCACGCGCCTGACCCTGACACCCCGGCAAACCCCGCAGTCGATCACCGTGGTCACTCGCCAGCACATCGAGGACTTCGGCCTCAACAACATGGACGACGTGATGCGCCACACGCCGGGCATCACTGTGTCGGCCTATGACAGCGACCGCACCAACTACTATTCCCGGGGCTTTTCGGTCAACAGCTTCCAGTACGACGGTATTCCTTCCACCGTGCGCAACGTCGGTTATTCGGCGGGCAACACCTTGAGCGACATGGCGATCTATGACCGTGTCGAAGTACTCAAGGGCGCTACCGGCCTGCTCAATGGCGCCGGCTCCCTGGGGGCGACCATCAACCTGATCCGCAAGAAACCGACTTCGGATTTCAAGGGTCATGTGCAACTGGGCGCTGGCTCCTGGGACAACTACCGCAGTGAAGTGGATGTCAGCGGGCCCCTGACCGACAGCGGCAATATCCGTGGGCGCGCGGTCGCTGCGTACCAGGACAAGAAGTCCTTCATGGACCACTATTCGCGCAAGACCGAAACCTACTACGGCATTACCGAATTCGATCTGTCCCCCGACACCCTGCTGACCGTGGGCTTTGACTACCAGGACAACGTTCCGCAGGGTTCGAGCTGGTCCGGCTCCTTCCCGCTGGTCAACTCCAACGGCAGCATCAACAAGATGCCGCGCTCCTACAACAACGGCACCACCTGGAGTTCCTGGGAGCAGAACACCCGTACCGCGTTCGCCATGCTCGAGCATGACCTGGGTGACGGCTGGGTGACCAAGTTCCAGCTCGACCACAAAATCAACGGCTACCACGCCGACCTGGGTTCGATTCAGTTCGTCCAGCCGGCAGCCGATGGCACCGCCGAAATCAACGGGCAGAAGTACACCGGCGAAACCAAAAGCACCTCCGCCGACCTCTACGCCACCGGACCTTTCAGCTTGTTCGGCCGCGAACATGAGTTGGTAGTGGGCGGCTCGATCGGCACCTCGCGCTGGCAGGGCAAGGGTTACTGGGCGCCGGAATGGCCGGGCGGCAACAAAGTCGATTTCTATAACTGGAACGGCCACCTCGCCAAGCCTATCTACGGCCCGGCCCAGCAGTACATCGACGACACCATCCGCCAGACGGGTTACTACGTGACCACGCGCTTGAACGTGATGGATGACCTGAACGTGATCCTCGGCGGGCGCGTGGCCAACTATCACGTCACCGGTAACAACCCTTCCTACAAGGAAACCGGGCGGTTCATTCCTTATGCCGGGGTGATCTACGACCTCAACGACAACTTCTCGGCCTACGCCAGCTACACCGATATTTTCCAGCCTCAGGAAAGCACCTATAAGGACCGCAACGAAAAACTGCTGGAACCCGACGAAGGCCAGAACTACGAGATTGGCCTCAAGGGCGAGTTCTTCAATGGCCGTCTGAACACCAGCATCGCTTACTTCGAAGTGCATGAGACCAACCGGGCGATCTCCGACGATGCGTACAACAACCAGACGCCGACCCCGCAGAACTATGCGTTCAAAGGCTCCAAGGCCGTGACCAAGGGCTACGAAGCGGAAATCTCCGGTGAGTTGAGCCCGGGCTGGCAAGTGCAAGGTGGCTACACCCACAAAATCGTGCGCGATGACGACGACAAGAAGATCTCCACCTTCGAGCCCGAGCATCAGGTCAACCTGAACACCACCTACAAGCTCAAGGGTGACCTGGACAAGTTCACCATCGGCGGCGGCGTGCGCTGGCAGACCAAGGGCTGGAACGAGATCTGGAACGGGCCGCTGGAAACCAACCAGGACATCACCCAGGAATCCTACTGGCTGGTGGACCTGATGACCCGCTATCAGGTCACCAAAAACCTGTCGGCAACGGTCAACTTCAACAACATCTTCGACAAGTCCTACTACACCAACGTCGGCTTCTATAACTCTGCCGCCTACGGCGAGCCGCGTAACGTGATGGTCAGTACGCGCTGGGACTTCTGA
- a CDS encoding PLP-dependent aminotransferase family protein, whose protein sequence is MLVSAIAFVEGTPKVQQIVEAFSRAIEAGEWAPGSKLPSVRELTEMLGVSKFTLNEALDRLRGRNLLTSSQGRGYFVAMDSARPASVAWVDLLPQDLLSVLRRPLATASGELRPGGGHLPEDWLNGEAIRQAMRSVVRAPSLRIAGLGTPAGLLPLRQALQQKLHGEGLSVPVEQIITTPNTVQGLDMLMRLLARPGDTVLLDAPCYFNFHANLALHGVKVVTLERRPDGFDFTALERLLAEHRPSLYLTTSVLHNPTGHSFSPSQAFRLLQLTQQYHCHIVEDDLYGDLHPNPPPRLAAVAGLDQVTYLSGFSKILSANTRVSYVVAAPQLAANLTNMKLMSGGVTSELFEQIVYRMLSEGSYAKHRKRMVQRLMEAGGRVEQWLRRCGCELPMAFEGGMFIWARLPPGVNGELLAQQALKRSMVLAPGMLFGYDPAHRDLMRFNVAHTDEPRAQRVFEALLRHRVAQA, encoded by the coding sequence ATGTTGGTATCGGCCATCGCCTTTGTGGAAGGCACACCCAAGGTCCAGCAGATCGTGGAGGCGTTCAGCCGGGCCATCGAGGCCGGTGAATGGGCGCCCGGCAGCAAGTTGCCGTCGGTGCGTGAGCTGACCGAAATGCTCGGTGTCAGCAAGTTCACCCTCAATGAAGCCCTGGACCGCCTGCGCGGGCGCAACCTGCTCACCTCCAGCCAGGGCCGTGGCTATTTCGTGGCGATGGACAGCGCACGCCCGGCGTCGGTGGCCTGGGTCGACCTGCTGCCCCAGGACCTGCTCAGCGTATTACGCCGGCCACTGGCCACTGCCAGTGGTGAACTGCGCCCCGGTGGCGGCCACTTGCCGGAGGACTGGCTGAACGGCGAAGCGATCCGCCAGGCCATGCGCAGCGTGGTGCGCGCGCCGTCGCTGCGCATCGCCGGGCTCGGCACGCCGGCCGGGCTGCTGCCGTTACGCCAGGCGCTGCAACAGAAACTCCACGGCGAGGGCCTGTCGGTGCCGGTTGAACAGATCATCACCACACCCAACACCGTGCAAGGCCTGGACATGCTCATGCGTCTGCTGGCGCGTCCCGGCGACACGGTGCTGCTGGACGCGCCGTGCTACTTCAACTTCCACGCCAACCTGGCCCTGCATGGCGTCAAGGTGGTGACACTCGAACGCCGCCCCGACGGCTTCGACTTCACCGCCCTAGAACGCCTGCTGGCCGAACATCGGCCCAGCCTGTACCTGACCACCAGCGTGTTGCATAACCCGACGGGCCATTCCTTCAGCCCCAGCCAGGCGTTTCGCCTGCTGCAACTGACCCAGCAATACCACTGCCATATCGTCGAGGATGACCTCTACGGCGACCTGCATCCCAACCCGCCGCCCCGCCTGGCCGCCGTCGCCGGGCTGGATCAAGTCACCTACCTGTCGGGGTTCTCGAAAATCCTCAGCGCCAACACCCGTGTCAGCTACGTGGTGGCCGCGCCGCAACTGGCCGCCAACCTGACCAATATGAAGTTGATGAGCGGCGGCGTGACCTCGGAGCTGTTCGAGCAGATCGTATACCGCATGCTCAGCGAAGGCAGCTACGCCAAACACCGCAAGCGCATGGTCCAGCGCCTGATGGAAGCCGGTGGGCGCGTCGAGCAATGGCTCAGGCGCTGCGGCTGCGAACTGCCGATGGCCTTCGAAGGCGGCATGTTTATCTGGGCGCGCCTGCCGCCGGGCGTCAATGGTGAACTGCTGGCCCAGCAAGCGCTGAAGCGCAGCATGGTACTGGCGCCCGGCATGCTGTTTGGCTACGACCCGGCTCACCGCGACTTGATGCGCTTCAATGTGGCCCACACGGATGAGCCACGGGCGCAGCGGGTGTTCGAAGCGCTGCTGCGGCATCGGGTTGCGCAGGCATGA
- a CDS encoding sugar phosphate isomerase/epimerase family protein — translation MESKLINPAVPFCTGVAHQKYLAAEQGLQAAIEGQCTHWYVDGSLFGEMADDWTDARIESLQAQIAASGVKPVFHGNFKAPLGSDVEAFRVAAVAYVKQEVDIASRLGAPLIIHGGCIVEPKMVLKAKKVALEHYLKSVQELAAYAATKGTDIYLENLSNYVNYRPFHYIFTHEAEYAFVFERLQAHDNVYFFLDAGHANIENGLPAAVVRKYHHLIKGISFSNNNGVQDQHFGIHDGNCDYADVMQAIVETNWKGLVAFETRNQTAKAALADLALMYRESLTTEIAVA, via the coding sequence ATGGAAAGCAAACTGATCAACCCCGCCGTACCGTTCTGTACCGGTGTGGCCCACCAGAAATACCTGGCCGCGGAACAGGGCCTGCAAGCCGCCATCGAAGGGCAGTGCACCCATTGGTATGTGGACGGCAGCCTGTTCGGCGAAATGGCCGACGACTGGACCGATGCGCGCATCGAAAGCCTGCAGGCGCAGATCGCTGCCAGCGGCGTCAAGCCAGTGTTCCATGGCAACTTCAAGGCGCCGCTGGGCAGTGACGTCGAGGCGTTCCGCGTGGCGGCGGTGGCCTATGTCAAGCAAGAGGTCGATATCGCCAGTCGCCTGGGCGCGCCGCTGATCATTCACGGGGGCTGCATCGTCGAGCCGAAAATGGTGCTCAAGGCCAAGAAAGTCGCGCTGGAGCATTACCTCAAGTCAGTCCAGGAACTGGCCGCTTACGCCGCGACCAAGGGCACGGATATCTACCTGGAAAACCTGTCCAACTACGTCAACTATCGCCCTTTCCACTACATCTTTACCCATGAGGCGGAATACGCGTTTGTGTTTGAGCGCCTGCAGGCCCACGACAACGTGTATTTCTTCCTTGATGCCGGCCACGCCAACATCGAAAACGGCCTGCCGGCGGCAGTGGTGCGCAAGTATCACCACCTGATCAAGGGCATCTCCTTCAGCAATAACAACGGTGTGCAAGACCAGCATTTCGGCATTCACGACGGCAACTGTGATTACGCCGACGTCATGCAGGCCATTGTCGAAACCAACTGGAAAGGCCTGGTGGCGTTTGAAACCCGCAACCAGACCGCCAAGGCTGCCCTGGCCGACCTGGCCTTGATGTACCGAGAATCCCTGACGACCGAAATCGCGGTCGCCTGA
- a CDS encoding M10 family metallopeptidase C-terminal domain-containing protein has product MTTVASRPSDAMRLIEAFRHRDDRGGEIRHNGLPSKSAEDAALHLWRKSPGWPDKNGDGHYDVTYEFRTPPADKDARRFNKTGFTHVLENQRQQTRASLQSIADVANLRFTEGPRAAGSEGHITLANFGQRINGKGQLYNDTSYAVLPAPGVASSGDIWFCVNKGDRSVVDAALGNAGRHTIVHELGHALGLAHSGDYDRTLKQEQVGYHEDSQSHSGMSYRGERTGYMHHAGMRSSAPQLDDISAYQRKYGANHDTRKDDTTYGFNANSGRDFLSVNSAKDKMVAAIWDGGGNDTLDFSGYTQVQRISLRDGTFSDVGGLKGNVSIAYGVTIENAIGGSGNDLMVGNEVANQLRGGEGDDWLYGAQGADTLWGGGGKDLFVYGRMSDSTQAAPDRIMDFVSGEDRVDVSGVRASLGIERLTFVEAFSGAIGEAVLTYNPVLKMSTLEIGAAPNEPNFVLVVEGQLQRSDIVG; this is encoded by the coding sequence ATGACAACTGTTGCCTCTCGCCCCAGTGATGCGATGCGGCTTATCGAAGCCTTCCGGCACCGAGATGATCGCGGCGGTGAAATCCGCCATAACGGCTTGCCGTCCAAATCTGCCGAGGACGCGGCCTTGCACCTCTGGCGAAAGAGCCCGGGGTGGCCGGACAAGAACGGTGACGGTCACTATGACGTGACCTACGAATTTCGTACCCCGCCCGCCGATAAGGACGCGAGGCGGTTCAACAAGACCGGTTTCACCCACGTTCTTGAAAACCAGCGCCAACAGACGCGGGCCAGCCTGCAGAGCATTGCCGATGTTGCCAACCTCAGGTTTACCGAAGGGCCGCGAGCCGCAGGCAGCGAAGGCCACATCACCCTCGCCAACTTCGGCCAGAGAATCAATGGCAAAGGTCAGCTCTACAACGATACAAGCTATGCCGTGCTGCCCGCGCCAGGCGTTGCCAGCAGCGGTGACATCTGGTTTTGCGTGAACAAGGGCGACAGGTCTGTGGTTGACGCCGCGTTGGGAAATGCGGGCCGCCACACCATCGTCCACGAACTGGGGCATGCCTTGGGGCTCGCTCACTCCGGCGACTATGACAGGACGCTCAAACAAGAGCAGGTGGGCTATCACGAGGACTCGCAGAGTCACAGCGGCATGAGTTATCGGGGCGAGCGTACCGGCTATATGCATCATGCGGGCATGCGTTCTTCAGCGCCGCAGCTTGACGATATCAGTGCCTATCAACGCAAGTACGGCGCCAACCACGACACCCGCAAAGACGACACCACTTACGGATTCAACGCCAATTCGGGCCGGGACTTTCTGAGCGTCAACAGCGCAAAGGATAAAATGGTGGCGGCCATCTGGGACGGTGGCGGCAACGACACCCTGGATTTTTCCGGCTACACGCAGGTGCAGCGGATCAGCTTGCGGGACGGTACTTTCTCGGATGTCGGCGGCCTCAAGGGCAATGTGTCGATTGCTTACGGGGTGACCATCGAAAACGCCATCGGCGGCAGCGGCAACGATTTGATGGTGGGTAACGAGGTGGCCAACCAACTCAGGGGGGGAGAGGGCGATGACTGGTTATATGGGGCGCAGGGGGCGGACACGCTGTGGGGCGGCGGGGGTAAGGACCTGTTTGTCTACGGACGGATGAGCGATTCGACCCAGGCCGCGCCCGACCGGATCATGGACTTTGTCAGCGGCGAAGACAGGGTTGATGTATCAGGGGTCAGAGCCTCGCTGGGCATTGAGCGACTGACCTTCGTCGAAGCATTTTCCGGCGCCATCGGTGAAGCCGTGTTGACTTACAATCCTGTGTTGAAAATGAGCACCCTGGAAATTGGCGCTGCGCCGAATGAGCCGAACTTCGTGCTTGTCGTAGAGGGTCAACTGCAGCGCAGTGACATCGTCGGCTGA
- a CDS encoding LysE family translocator has translation MTSALTLSSFLYFLLFCATMTFSPGPMTLLLLSLGLKDGLRSSIPAQIGASVSYLISILIFAVGFSELIKGNLAITQAIQFVGVAYILYLAYKQWTSSGVSIDKAGAVEGSRSLFGKGLLTGFSNPKTIIMFSAVFPQFAGAGEHSSAADIAILGLTFLLLQFASGCLYCYFGQRIKHVLENPRRRVLLQRITAVMLLGVAVMLARGFSH, from the coding sequence ATGACAAGTGCGTTAACGCTGTCTTCGTTTCTCTACTTCCTGTTGTTCTGCGCCACCATGACCTTCAGCCCCGGTCCCATGACCCTGCTGCTGTTGAGCCTGGGCTTGAAGGACGGCCTGCGCAGTTCGATCCCGGCGCAGATCGGCGCCAGTGTGTCGTATCTGATTTCGATCCTGATCTTTGCCGTGGGCTTTTCGGAGCTGATCAAGGGCAACCTCGCGATTACCCAGGCCATCCAGTTTGTCGGCGTGGCCTATATCCTTTACCTGGCCTACAAGCAGTGGACCAGCAGCGGCGTGTCGATCGACAAGGCCGGTGCCGTGGAGGGCTCGCGCAGTCTGTTCGGCAAGGGCCTGCTGACCGGCTTTTCCAACCCCAAGACCATCATCATGTTCAGCGCCGTGTTCCCGCAGTTTGCCGGGGCGGGTGAGCACAGCTCGGCGGCGGATATCGCCATCCTCGGCCTGACCTTCCTGCTGCTGCAATTTGCCAGCGGCTGCCTGTACTGCTATTTCGGCCAGCGCATCAAGCACGTGCTGGAAAACCCCCGGCGGCGCGTGCTGTTGCAACGAATCACGGCGGTGATGTTGCTCGGCGTGGCGGTGATGCTGGCACGCGGGTTTTCCCATTGA
- a CDS encoding cyclic peptide export ABC transporter — translation MTEPKRGAFKGLLALLRPFRTIVTVSVALGMVGGLAITLLLATINNALHSAAGMTQGVVLTFAALCVVALLSSIISDIGTNYVGQRIIAALRKDLGEKVLSAPIGQIERYRSHRLIPVLTHDVDTISDFSFAFTPLAIAATVTLGCLGYLAYLSVPMFLMMVVAIIIGSAVQFIAGGKGIQGFDLARSHEDELQRYYNAIASGAKELRMHRPRRFRMNTHRIQETADRISDIQVRSVNIYILAKTFGSMLFFVVIGLALAMQAYNPNPDPTVITGFVLVLLYMKGPLEHLLGYLPVVGKAKIAFGRISELSERFSSPEPHLLMDDSEAPKPVVNSLELRDVSYSPPAVEGSEPFHLGPINLSIQQGDIVFIVGENGSGKTTLIKLLLGLYPPQAGEIRLNGEAVTDPERDDYRQLFTTVFSDYYLFDDLVQGSATQSLDSATKYLERLEIAHKVSVKDGVFSTTDLSTGQRKRLALVNAWLEERPVLVFDEWAADQDPAFRRIFYTELLPDLKRLGKTIIVISHDDRYFDIADQLVRLRAGQVVHEMEPA, via the coding sequence ATGACCGAACCCAAACGCGGCGCCTTCAAAGGCTTGCTCGCCCTGCTCCGGCCCTTTCGCACCATTGTGACGGTCTCCGTCGCCCTCGGCATGGTGGGCGGCCTGGCCATTACGTTGCTGCTGGCGACCATCAATAACGCGCTGCATTCGGCGGCCGGCATGACCCAGGGCGTGGTCCTGACCTTTGCGGCGCTGTGCGTGGTGGCGCTGCTCAGCTCGATCATTTCCGACATCGGCACCAACTACGTCGGCCAACGGATCATCGCCGCCCTGCGCAAGGACCTCGGCGAGAAGGTATTGTCGGCACCCATCGGCCAGATCGAGCGCTATCGCTCCCACCGCCTGATCCCGGTGCTGACCCACGACGTCGACACCATCAGCGACTTTTCCTTCGCGTTCACGCCGCTGGCCATTGCGGCCACGGTCACCCTCGGATGCCTGGGCTACCTGGCCTACCTGTCGGTGCCGATGTTCCTGATGATGGTGGTGGCGATCATTATCGGCAGCGCCGTGCAGTTCATCGCCGGCGGCAAAGGCATCCAGGGCTTCGACCTGGCGCGCAGCCATGAAGATGAGTTGCAGCGTTACTACAACGCCATCGCGTCCGGCGCCAAGGAACTGCGCATGCACCGGCCACGGCGGTTTCGCATGAACACCCACCGTATCCAGGAAACCGCCGACCGCATCAGCGACATCCAGGTGCGTTCGGTCAACATCTACATCCTCGCCAAGACGTTCGGCTCGATGCTGTTCTTCGTGGTCATCGGCCTGGCGCTGGCGATGCAGGCATACAACCCCAACCCGGACCCGACGGTGATCACCGGCTTCGTGCTGGTGCTGCTGTACATGAAAGGCCCGTTGGAACACCTGCTGGGTTACCTGCCCGTAGTCGGCAAGGCCAAGATCGCGTTCGGCCGCATCAGTGAACTGTCGGAGCGTTTTTCGTCCCCGGAACCGCACTTGCTGATGGACGACAGCGAAGCGCCGAAACCGGTGGTCAACAGCCTCGAACTGCGCGACGTGAGCTACAGCCCACCCGCGGTCGAGGGCAGCGAGCCGTTCCACCTGGGGCCGATCAACCTGAGCATCCAGCAAGGCGACATCGTGTTTATCGTCGGCGAAAACGGCAGCGGCAAGACCACCCTGATCAAGCTGCTGCTGGGCTTGTACCCGCCCCAGGCCGGCGAGATTCGCCTGAACGGCGAAGCGGTCACCGACCCTGAGCGCGACGACTATCGCCAGCTGTTCACCACGGTGTTTTCCGACTACTACCTGTTCGACGACCTGGTCCAGGGCAGCGCCACCCAGTCCCTGGACAGCGCCACCAAATACCTGGAACGCCTGGAAATCGCGCACAAGGTCAGCGTCAAGGACGGCGTGTTCAGCACCACCGACCTCTCCACCGGCCAGCGCAAGCGCCTGGCCCTGGTCAACGCCTGGCTGGAAGAACGCCCGGTGCTGGTGTTCGACGAATGGGCCGCCGACCAGGACCCGGCCTTCCGCCGGATCTTCTACACCGAGCTGTTGCCGGACCTCAAGCGCCTGGGCAAGACCATCATCGTAATCAGCCACGACGACCGCTATTTCGATATCGCCGACCAGCTGGTGCGCCTGCGCGCCGGCCAGGTGGTACATGAAATGGAACCGGCGTGA
- a CDS encoding formyltransferase family protein, which translates to MTKKNLVYVWSLRNAAADKAGQSVAYKDHERYMKSVLEFLVGSLNDTALGDAYNLVGVVYDDDEQNPRDQALVADYGFAYKPGGQWLYPADLRVQGRLVNDLLLSVPSTYRRLPRGSAEHIAGKQDFERRLQDVLVELKADIVVLDGLLVILDELVRPGAPFARRIMNIHPGITRIESPYERRGAYATWNALYGARGQTVVDWATRATTPSEPLYLTGASFHYVDNGIDSGEVFHDVLKTEISPQDTILELRWNNFNNSLFPALHEGLELLARQV; encoded by the coding sequence ATGACGAAAAAGAACCTGGTGTATGTGTGGTCCCTGAGAAATGCCGCCGCCGACAAGGCCGGGCAGTCGGTGGCCTACAAGGACCATGAGCGCTACATGAAGTCGGTACTGGAATTTCTGGTGGGCTCGCTCAACGACACCGCGCTGGGCGACGCCTACAACCTGGTCGGGGTGGTATATGACGATGATGAGCAGAATCCACGTGATCAGGCGCTGGTCGCCGATTATGGTTTCGCTTATAAGCCTGGCGGCCAGTGGTTGTACCCGGCCGACCTGCGCGTACAGGGCAGGTTGGTCAACGACTTGTTGCTGAGCGTACCCTCGACCTATCGTCGCCTGCCACGGGGCAGCGCCGAACATATCGCCGGCAAACAGGATTTCGAACGGCGCCTGCAGGACGTGCTGGTGGAGTTGAAAGCCGACATCGTGGTGCTCGATGGCTTGCTGGTGATCCTTGATGAACTGGTGCGCCCAGGTGCGCCGTTTGCGCGGCGCATCATGAACATCCATCCGGGTATCACCCGTATCGAATCGCCTTACGAACGCCGTGGTGCCTATGCCACCTGGAATGCGCTGTATGGCGCACGTGGGCAGACCGTGGTGGACTGGGCGACCAGGGCCACCACGCCTTCAGAGCCGCTCTACCTCACTGGCGCATCGTTCCACTATGTGGATAACGGCATTGATTCCGGCGAAGTGTTCCACGACGTATTGAAGACCGAAATCTCGCCGCAAGACACCATCCTCGAACTGCGCTGGAACAACTTCAACAACAGCCTGTTCCCGGCGTTGCATGAAGGCCTGGAACTGTTGGCCCGGCAGGTCTGA